A stretch of Candidatus Desulfofervidus auxilii DNA encodes these proteins:
- a CDS encoding type II toxin-antitoxin system VapC family toxin: MECFSEMRLLLDTHILLWSLLEPKYLNPQVAAALEDKNNELWLSPIVIWEVLILAERGRVVLRPNAVIWVQQVLQKIPFQEAPLTHDVVIQSRLIDLPHQDPVDCFLAATAVVYDLLLVTADKDLLNSPSVPTISVKE, encoded by the coding sequence ATGGAGTGTTTTTCAGAAATGAGGCTTCTCTTAGATACACACATTTTGCTGTGGAGCCTTCTTGAGCCAAAGTACTTAAATCCGCAGGTAGCGGCTGCTTTGGAAGACAAGAACAATGAGCTTTGGCTCTCACCCATTGTTATCTGGGAGGTATTGATCCTTGCCGAGCGAGGTCGTGTAGTACTTAGGCCCAATGCAGTTATTTGGGTGCAGCAAGTATTGCAGAAGATTCCTTTCCAAGAAGCTCCTCTTACTCATGATGTAGTAATTCAAAGCCGACTTATTGATCTTCCCCATCAGGACCCAGTTGATTGCTTCTTGGCAGCTACTGCAGTTGTTTATGACTTGCTATTGGTAACAGCAGACAAGGATTTACTTAATAGCCCTTCTGTCCCAACTATATCTGTTAAGGAGTAA
- a CDS encoding type II toxin-antitoxin system Phd/YefM family antitoxin yields the protein MVNFYKVKEETMERIPISKFKAKCLFLLRQVKQTGQPILVTRQGEPIAQVLPPPPQERPDSWLGSFRGTGQILGDILSPVVSEKEWSVFQK from the coding sequence ATGGTAAATTTTTATAAAGTCAAGGAGGAAACCATGGAGCGTATTCCGATTTCCAAATTTAAGGCTAAATGTTTGTTTCTGCTGCGCCAAGTAAAACAGACTGGCCAGCCTATTTTAGTGACTCGTCAGGGAGAGCCTATTGCACAGGTTCTTCCTCCCCCACCCCAGGAGCGTCCAGATTCATGGCTGGGTTCTTTCCGCGGAACAGGACAGATCTTAGGAGACATTCTGAGTCCGGTTGTCTCTGAAAAAGAATGGAGTGTTTTTCAGAAATGA
- a CDS encoding PhoH family protein yields the protein MRSLCGERNFHLHILEKNLDVKINVRGNQITIEGERLDVELVDNLLGQLYELIRQGYPLYPSDIEYAIRLLQSDANAQLKDIFMDTVYIVSRRRIITPKTKAQKEYIEAIRKYDIVFGIGPAGTGKTYLAMAMAISALMRGEVTRIILTRPAVEAGERLGFLPGDIYEKVNPYLRPLYDALHDMLDFDRTTRLLQKGVIEIAPLAFMRGRTLNDAFVILDEAQNTTSEQMKMFLTRLGYNARAVVTGDITQIDLPQGVPSGLIEAKEILEGIEGIKFVYFDKTDVIRHRLVREIIRAYEKLEEKKSKRYVKLGRTNE from the coding sequence ATGCGTAGTCTTTGTGGAGAAAGAAATTTTCATCTTCATATTCTAGAAAAAAACTTAGATGTTAAAATAAATGTCCGTGGTAATCAAATAACTATTGAAGGTGAAAGGTTAGATGTAGAATTAGTTGATAATCTTTTAGGACAACTTTATGAGTTAATAAGACAAGGTTATCCTCTTTATCCAAGTGATATTGAATATGCTATTAGATTATTACAAAGTGATGCTAATGCGCAACTAAAAGATATATTTATGGACACAGTTTATATTGTTTCACGTCGTAGGATAATTACTCCAAAGACAAAGGCTCAAAAAGAATATATAGAAGCTATTAGAAAATATGATATTGTTTTTGGTATTGGCCCAGCTGGTACAGGTAAAACTTATTTAGCTATGGCTATGGCTATATCTGCTTTAATGCGTGGTGAAGTCACACGTATTATCCTTACACGACCAGCAGTTGAAGCAGGAGAAAGGCTTGGTTTTCTTCCTGGAGATATTTATGAAAAAGTAAATCCATATCTTCGTCCCCTTTATGATGCATTGCATGATATGTTAGATTTTGACCGAACTACTCGCCTCTTGCAAAAAGGTGTTATAGAAATTGCTCCCCTTGCTTTTATGAGAGGACGTACTTTAAATGATGCCTTTGTTATATTAGATGAAGCTCAAAATACTACATCTGAACAAATGAAAATGTTTCTCACTCGATTGGGTTATAATGCTAGAGCAGTGGTTACAGGTGATATTACACAAATAGACTTACCTCAAGGAGTACCTTCAGGATTAATTGAAGCTAAAGAGATACTTGAGGGAATTGAAGGTATAAAATTTGTTTATTTTGATAAAACTGATGTTATTAGGCATAGACTTGTAAGAGAAATCATTCGAGCTTATGAAAAATTGGAAGAAAAAAAATCAAAAAGGTATGTTAAACTCGGAAGAACCAACGAATAA
- a CDS encoding HDIG domain-containing protein gives MLNSEEPTNKWKTFRKLYYPKIFFFKSWITHPAFVRFSSILLVSLIISFILFPHLLLPPKRYHLGDIAERDIKAKRDFLVEDIITTEKHRKEAMAKVPFVYTFDEKIWPEVKSKIQFAFEQMRRILEENRLRQLAQSAVETVKKETHTPQIIPEEKIHEAFEKIMGLNLTPQEFKSLRKENFSNQLEEALCEILEPVFKRGIVKDKTHIREVPHGILLIFSKTKKEQRVYNPERLLSIEEAKQEIATIKYNFYGKIEKEAVNTLSKIALSLIRPNVYYNPAETLARKEKAAQNVKPVFYQVKKGEMIVREGEKINRLQLLKLKAQEETMSLKQSLFLFASMNILIFLFMWTNKIILQHLQRFFLSSYRGFFFWLSNILFFFLLSRAGLEIGNLFVQRFSIFSPYAFAYALPTVGATMLSVLFTQPQIGIVIGGTMAALVGFMLKSPLFFWYFLVGSWWVAFKLKHCRHRIKLIKTGLQLGIIQTVMALGISILEGEARLSSYFLNLFLAGLGGLMVSVIVLGLTPLVETIFSYTSDIRLLELASLDQPLLKELMVKAPGTYLHSVITSQMAEAAAEEIGANPLLVKVAAYYHDIGKLNKPLYFIENQIGISNKHDRLNPSMSALIIMSHVKEGVELAKQYRLGSEIIDIIKQHHGTSLITYFYHKAKERNPEVKEEDFRYPGPKPQTKEAGLVMLADAVEATCRSLTDPTPSRIQQTVQKVISNIFLDGQLDECELTLKDMHKIAEKFTKVLTGISHPRIEYPEISRKEDIDEGLGKFAKDSTQGIKKDRTEVRSTPRRFGIIKS, from the coding sequence ATGTTAAACTCGGAAGAACCAACGAATAAATGGAAAACATTTAGAAAACTTTATTACCCAAAAATTTTCTTCTTTAAATCTTGGATAACTCATCCTGCTTTTGTACGATTTTCTTCTATTTTGCTCGTCAGTTTGATTATAAGTTTTATACTTTTTCCTCACCTTTTACTTCCTCCTAAACGTTATCATTTAGGTGATATTGCTGAAAGAGATATTAAAGCAAAAAGAGACTTCTTAGTAGAAGATATAATCACTACTGAAAAGCATCGGAAAGAAGCAATGGCAAAAGTGCCTTTTGTTTATACATTTGATGAAAAAATTTGGCCTGAAGTTAAATCTAAGATTCAATTTGCCTTTGAACAGATGCGTAGAATATTAGAGGAAAATAGATTAAGACAACTTGCACAAAGTGCTGTAGAAACAGTGAAAAAGGAAACCCATACCCCTCAAATCATTCCTGAAGAAAAAATTCATGAAGCCTTTGAAAAAATAATGGGACTAAATTTAACCCCACAGGAATTTAAAAGTTTGAGAAAAGAAAATTTTTCAAATCAATTAGAAGAGGCTCTTTGTGAAATTTTAGAGCCTGTATTTAAAAGAGGTATTGTTAAAGACAAAACTCATATAAGAGAAGTGCCACATGGTATTCTTCTAATATTTAGTAAAACAAAAAAAGAACAAAGGGTTTATAACCCAGAAAGACTTCTTAGTATAGAAGAAGCAAAACAGGAAATTGCAACAATAAAATATAACTTTTATGGGAAAATAGAAAAAGAAGCAGTAAATACTCTTTCTAAAATTGCTCTTTCGCTTATTAGGCCAAATGTTTATTATAATCCTGCTGAAACATTGGCTAGAAAAGAAAAAGCAGCTCAAAATGTAAAACCTGTATTTTATCAAGTTAAAAAAGGAGAAATGATTGTTCGAGAAGGAGAGAAAATAAACCGACTTCAACTTTTAAAACTTAAAGCACAAGAAGAGACTATGTCTTTGAAACAATCTTTGTTTCTATTTGCTAGTATGAACATATTAATTTTTCTTTTTATGTGGACAAATAAAATTATATTACAACATCTTCAAAGATTCTTTTTAAGCTCTTATCGAGGTTTTTTCTTTTGGCTTAGCAATATTCTCTTTTTCTTTCTTTTAAGTCGAGCAGGATTAGAAATAGGCAACCTTTTTGTCCAACGTTTTTCTATCTTTTCTCCTTATGCTTTTGCTTATGCCCTACCCACAGTAGGAGCAACAATGTTAAGTGTACTCTTTACTCAACCTCAAATAGGTATAGTAATTGGTGGAACAATGGCAGCACTTGTAGGTTTTATGTTAAAATCACCACTATTTTTCTGGTATTTCCTTGTAGGAAGCTGGTGGGTAGCCTTTAAATTAAAACATTGTCGTCATCGCATCAAATTAATAAAAACAGGCTTACAATTAGGAATAATTCAAACAGTTATGGCATTAGGTATTTCTATTTTAGAAGGAGAAGCTAGACTCTCTTCATATTTTTTAAACCTCTTTTTAGCAGGACTAGGAGGATTAATGGTAAGTGTAATTGTGCTTGGTTTAACACCTTTAGTTGAAACTATTTTTAGTTATACAAGTGATATCCGCTTATTAGAACTTGCTAGTTTAGATCAACCTCTTTTAAAAGAACTTATGGTTAAAGCACCTGGTACTTATTTACATAGTGTGATTACTAGCCAAATGGCTGAAGCTGCAGCTGAAGAAATTGGTGCCAATCCTCTTCTTGTTAAAGTAGCAGCCTATTACCATGATATTGGTAAATTAAATAAACCACTTTATTTTATTGAAAATCAAATTGGTATTTCAAACAAACATGACCGTTTAAATCCTTCCATGAGTGCTTTAATTATTATGTCTCATGTCAAAGAAGGTGTAGAATTAGCTAAACAATATCGTTTGGGAAGTGAAATCATTGATATTATTAAACAACACCATGGTACTAGTCTTATTACTTATTTTTATCATAAGGCAAAAGAAAGAAACCCAGAAGTAAAAGAAGAAGATTTTCGCTACCCTGGACCAAAACCTCAGACAAAAGAAGCAGGCTTAGTAATGTTAGCAGATGCAGTAGAGGCAACTTGCCGTTCTTTAACAGACCCTACACCATCTCGTATTCAACAAACAGTGCAAAAAGTTATATCAAATATTTTCTTAGATGGACAATTAGATGAGTGTGAACTTACTCTAAAAGATATGCATAAAATTGCTGAAAAATTTACTAAAGTGCTTACTGGCATATCGCATCCACGTATTGAATATCCAGAAATCTCTAGAAAAGAGGATATTGATGAAGGTCTTGGTAAATTTGCCAAAGATAGCACCCAAGGAATTAAAAAAGATCGCACAGAAGTCAGAAGCACTCCTCGCCGCTTTGGGATTATCAAAAGCTGA
- the ybeY gene encoding rRNA maturation RNase YbeY encodes MGLSKAELSLVFVNDEEIKELNRKYRKKDKPTNVLSFPMGEGNILGDIVISWETAQREAKECGFSLEEMIDFYLIHGLLHLLGYHHDHPEHEKMMHQLWKVLGHTPYW; translated from the coding sequence TTGGGATTATCAAAAGCTGAGTTAAGTCTTGTTTTTGTCAATGATGAAGAAATAAAAGAACTTAATCGAAAATATCGAAAAAAGGACAAACCTACCAATGTCCTTTCATTTCCTATGGGAGAAGGTAACATTTTAGGAGATATAGTTATCTCATGGGAAACAGCACAAAGGGAAGCCAAGGAATGTGGATTTAGTTTAGAGGAAATGATTGATTTTTATCTTATTCATGGACTCTTACATCTCCTTGGTTATCATCATGATCATCCTGAGCATGAAAAAATGATGCATCAACTCTGGAAAGTTTTAGGACATACACCTTATTGGTAG
- a CDS encoding M23 family metallopeptidase gives MKSKKRTVLTGLIFILIIAGIIALFYFGERSAPEIIFTPQPESFLPASKNFIITFKDKGQGLKEIEVFIEQNNNHYQLLRKNFPRQNHLLKHTITITIMPKKIALKDGPAFLGALAYDHSIWHWGKGNYKEVRYAVMIDTTPPIIEVLTRIHNLAKGGSELVIYRASEPLLNHGVRANGWFYPGFQRQGLYLCFFAYPYNGPENAFYRVIGEDKAGNKSEGGFYYRLLKRKFKQDKIIITDQFLRAKMPEFWHIYPELEGKYLETFIKVNTELRAKTTDEIKKICSTSYNSLLWQGPFLRMRGAETSSFGEKRTYYYKGQIIGKSIHLGVDIASITNAPIPAANNGIVIYKGYLGIYGNTIIIDHGLGLFSLYGHLSSFNVEVNKRVKKGEIIGYTGATGLAGGDHLHFGILLHGEFVNPIEWFDPKWVKSHILSKFKQAGLLH, from the coding sequence TTGAAATCAAAAAAACGGACAGTTTTAACGGGTCTTATTTTTATTTTAATTATAGCTGGGATAATAGCTCTTTTTTATTTTGGAGAAAGAAGTGCACCAGAAATCATTTTTACCCCACAACCTGAAAGTTTTTTACCTGCTAGTAAAAATTTTATCATTACTTTCAAAGATAAAGGGCAAGGATTAAAAGAAATTGAAGTATTTATTGAGCAAAATAACAATCATTATCAGCTTTTACGTAAAAATTTTCCTAGACAGAACCATTTACTTAAACATACCATTACTATCACCATTATGCCAAAAAAAATAGCACTTAAAGATGGCCCTGCTTTTCTGGGAGCTTTGGCTTATGACCACTCTATCTGGCATTGGGGAAAGGGAAATTATAAAGAAGTACGTTATGCAGTTATGATTGATACTACACCTCCAATCATTGAAGTTCTTACACGTATTCATAATTTGGCAAAAGGTGGAAGTGAATTAGTTATTTATCGGGCATCTGAACCATTATTAAATCATGGTGTAAGAGCTAATGGTTGGTTTTATCCTGGTTTTCAACGGCAAGGATTGTATCTTTGTTTTTTTGCTTATCCATATAATGGACCTGAGAATGCCTTCTATCGAGTAATTGGAGAAGATAAAGCAGGAAACAAAAGTGAAGGAGGTTTTTATTATCGTCTATTAAAAAGAAAATTTAAACAAGATAAAATAATCATTACTGATCAATTTTTACGAGCAAAAATGCCTGAATTCTGGCATATTTATCCAGAATTGGAAGGGAAATATTTAGAAACATTTATTAAAGTAAATACTGAATTAAGAGCAAAAACAACAGATGAGATAAAAAAGATCTGTTCAACTTCATATAATTCTTTACTTTGGCAAGGTCCATTCCTTCGGATGAGGGGAGCTGAAACATCAAGTTTTGGAGAAAAACGTACTTATTATTATAAAGGGCAAATAATTGGAAAATCTATACATTTAGGTGTAGATATTGCCTCTATTACAAATGCACCAATACCAGCAGCTAATAATGGTATAGTGATATATAAAGGATATTTAGGTATTTATGGAAATACAATTATTATTGATCATGGACTTGGATTATTTAGTCTTTACGGACACTTAAGTAGTTTTAATGTAGAAGTGAACAAACGAGTAAAAAAAGGGGAAATAATTGGTTATACAGGTGCTACAGGTCTTGCAGGAGGAGATCATTTACATTTTGGCATTCTCCTCCATGGAGAATTTGTCAATCCTATTGAATGGTTTGATCCAAAATGGGTAAAAAGCCATATTCTTTCAAAATTTAAACAGGCAGGTCTACTTCACTGA
- a CDS encoding TatD family hydrolase, with the protein MFIDTHCHLDMFEDIKGILERAKKQGINHIITVGIDLESSQKAVQLAETYDYIWAAIGIHPHNAKMFDEKTYIALEKLAQHPKVVAIGEIGLDFYRHLSPTEIQIKAFKAQIELAKNVKKPLIIHCREAILETWQILEETQAFNCSGVWHCFPGDIDLARKCIEKNFFISIPGIVTFPKAERLQKVVREISLDYLLLETDAPFLAPVPMRGKTNEPAFIYFIAEKIASLKNTSLQEVASKTTKNAMKLFLPLRL; encoded by the coding sequence ATGTTTATCGATACACATTGTCATCTAGATATGTTTGAAGATATAAAAGGTATACTAGAAAGAGCAAAAAAACAAGGAATTAATCATATTATTACTGTTGGCATTGATTTAGAAAGTAGCCAAAAAGCAGTGCAATTAGCTGAAACATATGATTATATTTGGGCAGCAATAGGGATACATCCTCATAATGCTAAAATGTTTGATGAAAAAACTTATATTGCCCTTGAAAAACTTGCTCAACATCCAAAAGTTGTGGCTATTGGTGAAATAGGACTTGATTTTTATCGCCATCTTTCTCCTACTGAAATACAAATAAAGGCATTTAAAGCCCAAATTGAATTAGCAAAAAATGTAAAAAAACCTTTAATCATCCATTGTCGAGAAGCTATCTTAGAAACTTGGCAAATTCTTGAAGAAACACAAGCTTTTAATTGTAGTGGTGTTTGGCACTGTTTTCCAGGAGATATTGATTTGGCAAGAAAATGTATAGAAAAAAATTTTTTTATTTCTATCCCCGGAATAGTCACATTTCCTAAAGCAGAAAGATTGCAAAAGGTAGTAAGAGAAATATCTCTTGATTACTTATTATTAGAAACAGATGCCCCTTTTTTAGCACCAGTACCTATGCGAGGCAAAACCAATGAACCTGCTTTTATTTACTTTATTGCTGAAAAAATTGCTTCTTTAAAAAACACCTCTTTACAAGAAGTTGCTTCAAAAACTACAAAAAATGCAATGAAATTATTTTTGCCCTTAAGGCTATAA
- a CDS encoding (Fe-S)-binding protein has translation MVQTDVEAKDLYEIFKEKVYGMVDGEKIKQCLQCGTCSASCPFGEGMDYNTRKMIAAMRIGDFDEILSGHGIWLCTSCYICTTRCPAKIPLTDVMVPVLRETAMLYEKGVPLELQKALENVARYGNPFGESPKKRINWVKETGVPIKILQKDKKPVNILLIPECFCAYHQRAKNVAISLAKIFHKLNVDFGIIGPDEKCIGDSKRLAGEFGLFEMLAEYNAKQLKKYNFDIIITPDPHAYNAFVNEYPKLGYTYKVLHHTQYLFQRLDDLKPLFKKEFPYKVTYHDPCYLGRRNKVFDAPREILKSINGLNFIEMPRTREDALCCGGGGGGVWLDSFSRKYIKERPAEKRVKEALSIGAEVLAVACPIDITMFEDAVKVLNLEGKIRIMDISEILLEVIGG, from the coding sequence ATGGTTCAAACTGATGTAGAGGCAAAGGATTTGTATGAAATTTTTAAAGAAAAAGTATATGGTATGGTTGATGGAGAAAAAATAAAGCAGTGTCTTCAATGTGGAACATGTAGTGCTTCTTGTCCTTTTGGAGAAGGTATGGATTATAATACAAGAAAGATGATAGCAGCTATGAGAATCGGAGATTTTGATGAGATTTTAAGTGGACATGGAATCTGGCTTTGTACATCATGTTATATTTGTACTACAAGGTGTCCAGCAAAGATTCCTTTGACAGATGTTATGGTACCTGTTTTAAGAGAAACAGCTATGCTTTATGAAAAAGGAGTTCCTTTGGAGCTCCAGAAAGCATTAGAGAATGTAGCTAGATATGGCAATCCCTTTGGAGAATCTCCTAAAAAAAGGATAAATTGGGTTAAGGAAACTGGCGTTCCAATAAAAATTTTACAAAAGGATAAAAAACCTGTAAATATTCTTTTAATTCCCGAATGTTTTTGTGCTTATCATCAAAGGGCTAAAAATGTAGCTATTTCTTTAGCCAAAATATTCCATAAATTAAATGTAGATTTTGGTATTATTGGTCCTGATGAAAAGTGTATTGGTGATTCAAAAAGATTGGCAGGAGAATTTGGTTTATTTGAGATGTTAGCTGAATATAATGCCAAACAACTTAAAAAATATAACTTTGATATAATAATTACTCCTGATCCTCATGCTTATAATGCTTTTGTTAATGAATATCCAAAATTAGGATACACATACAAAGTACTTCATCATACTCAATATCTTTTTCAAAGGCTGGATGATTTAAAGCCCCTTTTTAAAAAAGAATTTCCTTATAAAGTAACTTATCATGATCCTTGTTATTTAGGCAGAAGAAATAAAGTATTTGATGCCCCAAGAGAGATTCTAAAATCCATCAATGGTTTAAATTTTATAGAAATGCCAAGAACAAGAGAAGATGCTTTATGTTGTGGCGGTGGTGGAGGAGGAGTGTGGCTTGATAGCTTTAGCAGAAAATACATAAAAGAAAGACCTGCTGAAAAAAGAGTCAAAGAAGCATTAAGTATAGGAGCAGAGGTGCTTGCTGTAGCTTGTCCTATAGATATTACAATGTTTGAAGACGCAGTTAAGGTGCTTAATCTAGAAGGGAAAATAAGAATAATGGATATTTCAGAAATTTTATTAGAAGTTATAGGAGGATAA
- a CDS encoding electron transfer flavoprotein subunit beta, giving the protein MKIIVPIKMVPDLVEELEIDESGKKLDTSFLRFIINEADDHAIEEAVILKEKYGGEVTVIAPDIGEVDDVLYAAAAKGVDKLIKIIGDFEELNSHLYASILTEIIKNMQYDLILTGCEAITDIDGQTGIFLATNLVLPYIGLVSKFDKKNGYFYVSKEFPGGVYGEYKVELPAVLGVMTAERPPRYVPVAKIRAAMKSAQIEEIDAPEIEVETGIEIERMYMPEVGKGAEIIEGEPEEVAKKIAELLQNKGIL; this is encoded by the coding sequence ATGAAAATAATTGTTCCTATTAAAATGGTGCCAGACCTTGTGGAAGAATTAGAGATAGATGAGAGTGGTAAGAAATTAGATACCTCCTTTTTGAGATTTATAATCAATGAGGCAGATGACCATGCTATTGAAGAAGCAGTTATTTTGAAGGAAAAATATGGTGGTGAAGTAACAGTTATTGCACCAGATATAGGAGAAGTAGATGATGTTTTATATGCTGCTGCTGCAAAGGGAGTAGATAAACTTATTAAAATTATAGGAGATTTTGAAGAACTTAACTCCCATCTTTATGCCTCTATCTTAACTGAAATAATCAAAAACATGCAATATGACTTAATTCTTACAGGATGTGAAGCAATAACTGACATTGATGGTCAAACAGGTATCTTTTTAGCCACAAACCTTGTTCTTCCCTATATTGGTCTTGTTTCTAAATTTGATAAAAAAAATGGTTACTTTTATGTAAGTAAAGAATTTCCAGGTGGTGTCTATGGTGAATATAAAGTTGAGCTTCCTGCAGTATTGGGTGTGATGACAGCAGAGAGACCACCTAGATATGTACCTGTGGCTAAAATACGAGCAGCCATGAAATCAGCTCAAATAGAAGAAATAGATGCCCCTGAGATTGAAGTAGAAACGGGTATAGAAATAGAAAGGATGTATATGCCAGAAGTGGGTAAAGGAGCTGAAATAATAGAAGGAGAACCAGAAGAAGTGGCAAAGAAGATTGCAGAACTACTTCAAAATAAGGGGATTTTATAA
- a CDS encoding electron transfer flavoprotein subunit alpha/FixB family protein — MKIFVFPEIYQGEIKEISFEILGLAREVKEKIGADLYVLLVGKGVKEFASQFGLADKVLVLDNEKLEGISPFVYQNVLFQILKERQADLVLFGHTSVGMDIGGFIALKLNLPMVAFCKNIKVENGNLVTTSLIYGGKILADAKVINNKAICLVLPGSYPAEKGKEEGIKEIEELSLPEIEEKIRFEKFIVPEVEDVDITKEDIIVAVGRGIQSQENLELAEELANLLGGALAASRPVVDQGWLPLTRVVGRSGKTVKPKLYFSLGISGAPEHVEGMKDASLIIAINTDPSAPIFQIAHYGVVGDIFDIVPALVEEIKARK; from the coding sequence ATGAAGATATTTGTTTTTCCTGAAATTTATCAAGGAGAAATAAAGGAAATCTCATTTGAAATCTTGGGATTGGCTAGAGAAGTAAAAGAAAAAATAGGTGCTGATTTATACGTATTATTAGTAGGAAAAGGTGTAAAGGAATTTGCCTCTCAGTTTGGTTTGGCAGACAAGGTGTTAGTTTTAGATAATGAAAAACTTGAAGGAATTTCTCCTTTTGTTTATCAAAATGTTTTATTTCAAATATTAAAGGAAAGACAAGCTGACCTTGTTCTTTTTGGACACACAAGTGTGGGCATGGATATAGGGGGGTTTATCGCCCTAAAATTAAATCTTCCTATGGTTGCTTTTTGCAAAAATATAAAAGTAGAAAATGGTAATTTGGTTACTACTTCTCTCATCTATGGTGGAAAAATTTTAGCAGATGCTAAGGTTATAAACAATAAAGCTATATGTTTGGTTTTACCAGGCTCTTATCCTGCAGAAAAAGGAAAAGAAGAAGGGATAAAAGAAATAGAGGAGCTTTCTTTACCTGAAATAGAAGAAAAGATTCGGTTTGAAAAATTTATTGTACCTGAAGTAGAAGATGTTGATATTACAAAAGAGGATATAATTGTTGCTGTAGGTAGAGGGATTCAAAGTCAAGAAAATTTGGAATTAGCAGAAGAACTTGCCAACTTACTTGGTGGTGCCTTAGCGGCATCAAGACCTGTAGTTGATCAAGGATGGTTACCCTTAACTAGGGTTGTAGGGAGGTCAGGAAAAACTGTTAAACCTAAACTTTATTTTAGCCTTGGTATTTCAGGTGCTCCAGAACATGTAGAAGGTATGAAAGATGCGAGTTTAATCATTGCTATAAATACAGATCCAAGTGCTCCTATTTTTCAAATTGCTCATTATGGTGTAGTAGGAGATATATTTGATATAGTGCCTGCCTTAGTAGAAGAAATAAAAGCTAGAAAATGA